A stretch of Atribacterota bacterium DNA encodes these proteins:
- a CDS encoding PAS domain S-box protein, giving the protein MDKIRNREKDFFNNLIDEMPVFFVAINKDGTTRYVNKKMLNSLGYQEQDVFQQDYLKQFVPPRQHDMLQNIFLSLQKQGKPTYNNNLILTKEGKELWVRWYGHPIYNDSGDFQYLIGIGIDVTAERKSESELNKQLKINQLLLKTSPVGIAFIDKFGKITYANEQAEKILRLNVGKVKEGKYNDPLWKITDLEGKPLPEEKLPFYLVKKYLQPFYGIELAIKWSDGKRIFLSVNATPILDEKDIFQGAVCSLSDITEQKIKEKEREQLYFLEREHSNLIAMENEMTYNLISGKNFSSKLKQVLGFISRLLPHDGSDISILENNQLEVIAIHGYRGLNFQNIVKNLRIDVDDYDIEREAIQSKKPVIVSDTSIDSRWVMITGLEWIRSAIKIPFIFEGEVLGTLGIVSEKTNAFNQESIKHIESFIHGLSIAIHNYLSYKQLHKTRNEIIFTITKLVEIRDPYTFGHQEGVANLATAIAKEMGMKEEAIEMIRIASLVHDIGKVTIPSEILNKPGKLSEMEYNLVKDHSKSGYEILKDISFTYPIAEIVYQHHEKINGTGYPRGLKGDQIMLEARIIAVADIYEAMSSHRPYRPALGFEAAEEELKNNKGILYDPQVVDACLKVGQKTLTRLSLS; this is encoded by the coding sequence ATGGATAAAATACGAAATAGAGAGAAAGATTTTTTCAATAACCTTATTGATGAAATGCCGGTGTTTTTTGTAGCAATTAATAAAGACGGAACAACTCGTTATGTGAATAAAAAGATGCTTAATTCCTTGGGATACCAGGAACAAGATGTTTTTCAACAGGATTATTTAAAACAGTTCGTTCCCCCCAGGCAACATGATATGTTACAAAATATATTTTTAAGTTTACAAAAACAGGGCAAACCCACCTATAATAACAATCTAATTCTTACTAAAGAAGGTAAAGAGTTATGGGTAAGATGGTATGGGCATCCTATTTATAATGATTCTGGTGATTTTCAATACCTTATAGGCATTGGCATTGATGTAACTGCCGAAAGAAAATCAGAATCTGAATTAAATAAACAACTAAAAATTAATCAGTTATTGCTTAAAACTAGCCCTGTAGGCATTGCCTTTATAGATAAATTTGGCAAAATTACCTATGCTAATGAACAAGCAGAGAAGATATTAAGATTAAATGTCGGGAAGGTAAAAGAGGGAAAATATAATGATCCATTATGGAAAATTACTGATCTGGAAGGTAAGCCTCTTCCGGAGGAAAAACTGCCTTTTTATCTGGTCAAGAAATACCTGCAACCATTTTATGGTATTGAACTTGCCATAAAATGGTCTGATGGCAAGAGAATATTTCTTTCCGTAAATGCTACACCAATTCTTGATGAAAAGGATATATTTCAGGGTGCAGTCTGTTCTCTTTCTGATATTACCGAACAGAAAATTAAGGAGAAAGAAAGAGAACAGTTATATTTTTTAGAAAGAGAACATAGTAATCTCATTGCCATGGAAAATGAGATGACTTATAATTTGATTTCGGGAAAGAATTTCTCCTCTAAATTAAAGCAAGTCTTAGGATTTATTTCCCGGTTGTTACCCCATGATGGTTCTGACATCTCCATATTAGAAAATAATCAATTGGAGGTAATTGCCATACATGGCTATAGAGGATTAAATTTTCAGAATATTGTTAAAAATCTGAGAATAGATGTAGATGATTATGATATTGAAAGAGAAGCTATACAAAGCAAAAAGCCGGTTATAGTTTCAGATACTTCGATAGATTCCCGCTGGGTGATGATTACCGGTTTGGAATGGATTCGTTCTGCAATTAAGATACCTTTTATTTTTGAGGGGGAAGTGCTTGGTACCTTAGGTATTGTTAGCGAAAAAACCAATGCCTTCAATCAAGAAAGCATAAAGCATATTGAGAGTTTCATTCATGGCTTATCAATTGCCATTCATAACTATCTAAGTTATAAACAGCTACACAAAACAAGAAATGAAATTATTTTTACTATTACTAAATTAGTGGAAATTAGAGATCCATATACTTTTGGTCATCAAGAAGGAGTAGCTAATCTTGCTACTGCCATAGCCAAAGAAATGGGTATGAAGGAAGAGGCTATTGAAATGATAAGGATTGCCTCCTTAGTGCATGATATTGGGAAAGTTACTATTCCTTCAGAAATACTAAACAAGCCTGGAAAGTTAAGTGAAATGGAATATAATCTGGTTAAGGATCATTCTAAATCAGGATACGAGATATTAAAAGACATTTCCTTTACTTATCCTATTGCCGAGATTGTTTATCAACATCATGAAAAAATCAATGGCACTGGCTATCCGCGTGGTTTAAAAGGAGATCAGATTATGCTGGAAGCTCGAATTATTGCTGTTGCCGATATATATGAAGCCATGTCTTCCCATCGCCCCTATCGACCCGCTCTGGGCTTTGAAGCGGCAGAGGAGGAATTAAAAAATAATAAAGGTATTCTTTATGATCCTCAGGTGGTTGATGCCTGTCTGAAGGTAGGGCAAAAAACTCTAACTAGGCTCTCTTTATCCTAA